In Clostridium sporogenes, one genomic interval encodes:
- the rpsF gene encoding 30S ribosomal protein S6, with product MRKYETVFILNPALDEEGYKANVEKFKGVIENAGGTVDNVDLWGKRKLAYEVKKVSEGYYTLMNFTADTELPKELDRVFRITDSVIRHMIITQE from the coding sequence ATGAGAAAGTACGAAACTGTATTTATACTAAACCCAGCACTAGATGAAGAAGGTTATAAAGCTAATGTTGAAAAGTTTAAAGGTGTAATCGAAAATGCAGGTGGAACAGTAGACAATGTTGACCTATGGGGTAAAAGAAAATTAGCTTACGAAGTTAAAAAAGTTAGCGAAGGTTACTATACTTTAATGAACTTCACAGCTGATACAGAATTACCAAAAGAGTTAGATAGAGTGTTCAGAATAACAGATTCTGTTATAAGACACATGATAATAACTCAAGAATAA
- a CDS encoding single-stranded DNA-binding protein: MNKVVLIGRLTKDPELKFTPGNGTAVATFTLAVDRRFSKDGQREADFIPIVVWGKQAESTANYMSKGKLMGVSGRIQTRSYEAKDGTRRYVTEVIAEEVKFLEWGNKPTTDSTYNNGSEPSYQSGQGFGNGNSFDDDIIPVDDGDIPF; the protein is encoded by the coding sequence TTGAATAAAGTTGTTTTAATAGGTAGATTAACCAAAGATCCTGAGTTAAAATTTACTCCAGGAAATGGGACAGCAGTTGCCACCTTTACTTTGGCTGTAGATAGAAGGTTTTCAAAAGATGGCCAGAGAGAAGCAGATTTCATCCCTATAGTAGTATGGGGAAAACAAGCAGAATCTACAGCTAATTATATGAGTAAAGGAAAACTTATGGGTGTTAGTGGTAGAATTCAAACAAGAAGCTATGAAGCTAAAGATGGTACAAGAAGATATGTAACAGAAGTCATAGCTGAAGAAGTTAAATTTCTTGAGTGGGGCAATAAGCCTACAACGGATTCAACATATAATAATGGGTCAGAACCAAGTTACCAATCAGGCCAAGGCTTTGGAAATGGAAACAGTTTTGACGACGATATAATTCCAGTGGATGATGGAGACATCCCATTTTAA
- the rpsR gene encoding 30S ribosomal protein S18 — protein MAGREGGRRQRRAKRKVCTFCMEKSEAIDYKDINKLRKFVTERGKILPRRISGNCAKHQRELTRAIKRARNIALLPFTTE, from the coding sequence ATGGCAGGAAGAGAAGGCGGAAGAAGACAAAGAAGAGCCAAAAGAAAAGTTTGTACTTTTTGTATGGAAAAATCTGAAGCAATAGATTACAAAGATATCAATAAGCTTAGAAAATTCGTTACAGAAAGAGGTAAAATTCTTCCAAGAAGAATTTCCGGAAACTGTGCTAAACATCAAAGAGAATTAACTAGAGCTATAAAAAGAGCGAGAAACATTGCTTTATTACCATTTACTACAGAATAA
- a CDS encoding MazG-like family protein, with the protein MKKDDFNIMYSVKIIEDLKAELLCIIGDLFKLLTKGSNVAQEAILDCISGAIIILYLLGEKLGYSFIAVDENVKKKLKVGIIEEDDIEKDGRNLSKLYNHLKEKE; encoded by the coding sequence ATGAAAAAAGATGATTTTAATATAATGTATAGTGTAAAAATAATAGAGGATTTAAAAGCAGAACTTTTATGTATAATAGGGGATCTTTTTAAACTTTTAACTAAGGGAAGTAATGTGGCACAGGAAGCTATATTAGATTGTATATCAGGTGCTATTATAATTTTATATTTATTAGGAGAAAAATTAGGATATTCCTTTATAGCAGTTGATGAAAATGTGAAGAAAAAGTTAAAAGTGGGTATAATTGAAGAAGATGACATAGAAAAGGATGGAAGAAATTTAAGTAAACTATATAATCATCTTAAAGAAAAAGAGTAA
- a CDS encoding YybS family protein yields MYNRQNKTNSLVEAGLIVSLMIVLIMLNLYFPIFSIFITFLLPIPIAVLYLRQDYKITLWAILVTGVITAMINNPITAVIITISFGTIGLLLGYCIKKQKSIFMTIMILAAGFLLSNIMIILIQILFVNKNGIMNFINKNISMIKDTMESAKDFYSQAGVPKEQLQQMEQKLNLLQPDLILKMIPGALIIISFVLAFLNYAITRTVLIKLGYKNVKPLPHISKIYVNVRIVTIVAIGLLIGVILKRKGIELGDYLFMTSSNLLFTMLLIDGVSVFIYYMKNKFNISKGILIFILFITVLGSLNIIYIYLGLMDIMLDFRKLDPFRKYENNKSGEL; encoded by the coding sequence ATGTATAATAGACAAAATAAAACTAATTCTTTGGTTGAAGCAGGTCTTATAGTCTCATTAATGATAGTACTTATAATGCTTAATTTGTATTTCCCTATATTTAGTATTTTTATTACTTTTTTATTACCTATACCTATAGCAGTTTTATACTTAAGACAAGATTATAAAATTACTCTCTGGGCTATACTTGTAACAGGTGTAATAACAGCTATGATAAACAATCCTATTACAGCAGTAATAATTACTATTTCATTTGGAACAATAGGATTGTTATTAGGCTATTGTATAAAAAAACAAAAATCAATTTTTATGACTATTATGATATTAGCAGCTGGTTTTTTATTATCAAATATTATGATTATATTAATACAAATTTTATTTGTAAATAAAAATGGAATAATGAATTTTATAAATAAGAATATAAGTATGATAAAAGATACTATGGAATCAGCTAAGGATTTTTATTCTCAAGCTGGAGTCCCTAAAGAACAACTACAACAAATGGAACAAAAACTTAATTTACTACAACCGGATTTAATATTAAAAATGATACCTGGAGCTTTAATAATAATTTCTTTCGTGTTAGCTTTTTTAAACTATGCAATAACAAGAACAGTACTTATAAAGTTAGGATATAAAAATGTAAAACCATTACCACATATATCTAAAATATATGTTAATGTAAGAATAGTAACTATAGTAGCAATAGGATTGCTTATAGGAGTTATATTAAAAAGAAAAGGAATAGAATTAGGCGATTATTTATTTATGACTTCTAGCAATTTATTATTTACAATGCTTTTAATTGATGGAGTGTCTGTTTTCATATATTATATGAAAAATAAATTTAATATTTCCAAGGGAATTTTGATTTTTATTCTTTTTATCACTGTTTTGGGTTCTCTAAATATTATTTATATTTATTTAGGGTTAATGGATATAATGCTTGATTTTAGGAAATTAGATCCCTTTAGAAAATATGAGAATAATAAAAGTGGGGAATTATAA